CGAGCATTACGAAAGTGTCATCAATTCCAATCCCtggaaaacaatatttttcggttaatttttatctggtGGGGGAGAATTTCTTTATGGGGCTCAAACGATTCGTCATGCCTCGGGCGATTGTGAAGGGTATAATAATCTCTGGTAAACCGCAACGTTTTTATTAACCACTTGATTCATGAGTCAGAGATTCCGCGACGAGGCTCATTATTAATGTCTTTGTGCCTTATTTAATAACAATGAGTGACTCGTTTGacaaagaattgaaaatattaattaagatTAGCACCGAAGACCTCTGAATACTTGCGAGGATTTTTGTTCCTTTTCTTTCTAAATTTTCTCTATGATTGTTTCcccgttttttttctcaacaatttaaatattttcaaacaacTATCGAATATTAACAATGCATAATTGAGGTGCTGAGtcgatttaatttcattaccAGAACTTGAAAACAAGAAAATTTGTGTTTTTCATCTTTCACCCAATTCTCCCATTTTATTGACTGAAAAAAGTCTGCACAACAGCACCACTCGTCGAGCAACAGCAACTGCTGTCTTCTATTAGAAACTCTTTCTAAACATTCAATGCAGTGTTAAATTATATGGCACAACAATACCTCATTGATTCAAAAACACATCCATATCATTACCCGATGAAAGGAAAAGAAATGAACAAATAGATCTGAAAGAGCACGATTTAACGTGAAAGACGGAAGTCTCCGGGTTTTTCTAAGTTCCACCACTTGTTGGGTTCATCGACATTCGATTGTCAATGCGTTCATAAAAATGACAACGAAATAAGTGAAAACGGCTTGCATGTGCGGCATTCATGTCTCCAGACAAGTTTTTATGccggacaatttttattactccgatcgttagaaatttttcagtggtgcaagttaattattaattcctcGCTTCGATCATAATCATTAATCGCAATTTGGGACAATTGACGTGAATGTTCAGTCCCTAGCAACACTGATCTATGATAATTTTGAAtgccaaatttatttaaaaagaaGACTGAATATCTTCAGAAGATTtacttgtgttttttttttcttaaattatgACTTTATTGACGTAATTTGGCTCATTTTATTGCCACTAATGGGTCACAAACTGGAGTTTTAAATTACTCTTTATTTCTAATAAACACTTGAGTCTTAATGAGCGGCGGGAGACGCATCGCGACCTTGACGGAAATGACCACAGCCCTTATTACTATTCTCCGTGCGTAAAAGTGAACGCGCGTACCGCAGAATTACGCATACAATTAACCCGTTTAAAAGGCGCATTGCAATGCTCCAACAGCCGAAATACGAAATGAAATTCTTACTGTTGAACTACATATGCAAtcacgcaatgtgatttcttgGGAATGGGTTCATAACTTTTGACGGGATTCGAGGGCGTGTGACGGCGGTTCGCATTTTCCCGGGTGTTTTGTATTCAGGAGACTTGCCGTCCTGACACAGCCACGACTTATCCGTAAGTTTCATTATCACTTACGAAGAAGGTACTTGCGCAAGCCTTTGTGTCTTTCAGTCTTTCCGTGGGGATAATACAAATCAGGAGGAGTCGGTTAGTTTTCCATTCGAACatttattctaaaaaatatattgtttacCGAGTGTAAAAATAGAGTTAAAATCAACcctctaaaaattaataaaatgacaAACTTACCGATCATGAGGAAGGGCGCTGCCAGATTAATTCCGATAAAATCAATTCCGATGTACATGCAAAGGCCAAATGCCGAGACTGTCGCCAATGCTGCTGAGACATTCCCCAGAAGCCCCAGCCAGGGTTTACTTCTCACCCAGTCGGTCATCATGCACGTGACCACGGAGAAAATTCCCATCATTGCGAATGTGCTCGCAAAATACGGCACGACTGTCTTGGTGTTGGCTTCCAGCTCGAGTTCTAGAGTTTTCGAGGCAAATCGAGCGACGCTGATGTGCTTGAAGACTTTGTTGTCCTCAGCGGCGCCTAGGGTATTGAGGAAGGCTTCCTCCCAGGCCCCGCCCCTGTTTgtgttataaaaaatcaaaatgttAGGAATTTgcagtaatttaattttttcggtgGAATCATCAACTCACACAGCATCTTGCCGTTTATTATCAACCGCCACAAAGTACCCCAGCTGGACAGAGGGCACCGACACTATGGTAGAGTCCTCCTGATTGACAATTGTTCCTCCAAAGTAAAGTGGAAATATGTGTGAGTCCCAAGTGACTGGATTGAACATCACTGGAAACGTTAGATTCAATTGACCAGTCTCCACATCCCTGAAAATTACTACCACCAATTTAGATCCACACAAATCACTCGATAAAATGAATGATTGGCCCCTTTGGTGAGGCGAATGATTGTTTTACGAGTGAAAGCGCTACTTACTCCATGATCTGGTCCAGATTGAGGATGTTGTTGCTGGAGCATTCGTCCTTGTATCGAGCACATACTTGTTCGTATGTGAAGCTCTCCCCGTTGTATACAGCCGTTGCATTTCTTATTATCTCGTCAAGAAGACGCAGCTCTTTCCACACTTCTCCACGCaacatattttcatttccgTCATTGGATACTACGATTACGTGACCAAATCGTCCTGGAATAGCAGACAGAGCAATTGATCTGTTAGAAAATTACTCGGAAATCTTAGTCTTAAACTCTGATTTTATTTGTGGATTCGATCATCTACCTGCTCTTGTGATTCTTGTGACGTCGAAGTCATGACTGTAGTTGACCCTGAAGTGCTGTTCAACAACAGCTCGTTCGTATTTGGCGGGTCCATTGACGGGTGAAAACAGATACTCAGGATCAATTTCATAGTTTATTCTTTGGTAACCAGTGATGCATATGCACGCTAATAGTAGTGGGACTATAACGAAATATCCAGGGTGTCGGCCGACGAAGAGACCGACCTTGAAGAAGGCCCGATTCAGGAAGTCATCGACGATAGTGACACTGAATCTCATCTGGAATTAAGACGAGGATATAAATATCTGTGGCATTTGTGGAAGCATCACCGGATGAACTGATGGAGTGACAGCTCAAGGTTTCACCAGCTATTAAAGCTGAATAATTTTGCTCTACACGACCTAAAATGTTACTTTTCCGGGCAGGgacattggaaaaataaacgcATTCTACGCATTTTCTaacagaaattattatttttttatggctcCATTAAGTCTGATAATTGAATCTCCTCGGGTTAGGGCAGGAGTGATAGATTACTCTTTcattcatcataaaaaaacttttactccacaacgaaaatatttttacggtATTTCCGGGTGGAGATGAAAGTGAGGTAAGCGTAAAATCGTGAGTATGTTGCAATAACACTCTCCGGGTGGGCGTGAAAGAGACAATAGACCCTCATCCCCCTGGAACCAATGCCCCTCTTGTAATCAGGAAACGTCGTCTCGGTTTTCCTCGAAGGCCACGTGTGGTACGCACCCCAGGAAGTGAGGGACTCATCGAGTTTCGCAAAAACCTTTCATCGGGGAAGAAAGGTCGCGGGGAATCTATGCGGGGACCGGATCAACACCGGAGAGAACCGGTCGACAATGATAGGTCTGGAGAAAGTTATGTCTCATTGGGTAATGTTTTTCGCCTCGTGTGTTTGCGATTGAATAACAGACCTGTTAACTTTAGCCACAATCAGCTCGTGTGGTAATTCCCGACGAATTTATGAGTTACGGGGtttcgttgatttttattttattttcatctataGTAACAATCAATAAAAGAGCCGATGAaaatttggaataattttacggaactgtcGAGCCATTTTTACTGTACTttgtctggattttttttttgagggattTGATTATTCTGTACGATTTTTTACACATGTGTCTTTACTCgagtaaaaatttaataatttattcacctCAATTCTTCTGATTTCTACCAATTTCTCCGGAAAAAGTTGAatacatataaaaaattttgaaaaataatttacaccgaaataaaaatatgaattaatccatttttttaagaGCGAAATTTAGAATTTCATTCAGAATAGAAAGGATTACAAAGTGAAATTATGAATTCTAATGAGTCTCTTTCGAAATCTTCGGTGGATTCCCCCTCTATGTAAATCACCAAATACtcgtccaataaaaaaatcatgaagttGTTGTCTTGAGCCGGTCATTACAGAGGCTGCCATGGATTTAGCAAGACCttagcaaatttttttcttcactcctCAAGGCATTAGATTTCCGGACCCATTTGCCCTCGAGATGAATTAACatatatcatattgtttttgacAGTCTAAATGTATATTTACacacattaatatttttatctatacttttctatttatcatcttttttatggattttttttattagtctCTCACTTCTGCGCAGTTCTGATTGATTCAGTTTCAAATTTCAAGGAGGAAGTCTTGGATTATCTCAATTCAACGACCTCCATCACGATTTGTATAACAACATTCTATTTTCCGTCTTCTCGACTCTTGACCCTAAACTCTGAATGCCTCCGGGTTCTGTCTCCTTATTGATACCAACAAAGTCAATTCAGAAGtagtttttttacaaattatttgattgaaaTGTGATCTTAATCTTGATCTTATCTAATTTCAATAAAGTCTAAAAAGATTACCTCAACACAGTCAACCCAATAACCTCgaccaatatttttataacattCTATTTTTTGCCCCCTCGACTCCCGACCCTAACCAACGATTGTCTGGCTCATGACCCCAGTCTCTCGATCTTCATAAATTTCATTCTGAAGCCCCTCGTCACCTCACACCCTAACGCCTTATCTCACTGTTAATATCATTGACTCAATAATGCAAAAAGCCTAGCACCGGTGGACGAGAAAAATAGTGAAGGTGAAAATCGTTAAATTTCACGTATTTATCCTGTCCTTGGGACTGACGAACtggaaaattatgttttgTTTTTTAGGATCGATTTTACTGCCCAGTGGATACAGGGAATCGGTGATTAGGTGACCTCAGGAGGCTGAATGGCCTAATTAAAGTCGGGGAagattaatgagaaaattataatCAATGGCCTTTCGTTTAGTGCAGAAGTGGTGGAATAGAGACGTTTCAGGGTTATTGGAACAGctttttatttaacaataatttttcctagaATCTCTGCGGAAATTTTACAGAAATCCCCAGCCATTTAaccataaaatttaattaaattcagttgtaaataaattattcgtcattgatgaacaaaaatagacaatagtaaaaaaaatatgaaaaatatttgcggTTCTGGGTGGAGATTTCCATGAACACTCTCATCAATTTATAAACAGGAAACGCATTCGTCAAGAAACGTAACGCGACAGTTTCTGAGGAGTTGACAATCGAGTTTATACCGTGTTAAAGCGCAAATGCACTCATATTTAAAGCTTATGCAAACTCGACTTTCCCACGTGCGAGATCTCCAATTGTTTACGCAATTGCGTAATTTTGTACAAAGCCGGAGAGAGCCCCTGAGATTTTCgggtgagagaaattttttgttccttggaggaaaaaataaactttgagaaataaatgaacgtaaataattaaatggaaaaaatctaTTTGTCTCGTCACGGTATTGCTTTCACGTTTTACTGCGCACCTGAATTTTCTGTGGAAGTTTGTGGGTCAGAGTAGGTTAATGCCtccaaataatatttttttcctagtTTCGAACATATTTTTATACATGATTTATATTCAATTCGCTAATTAAATTGCACGAACATGACTTTCGAGATGtttggaatattttccagCAGTTGAActattgaataatgaaaatgttgCGGCTAAATAAACTGGCGACTTTGACGCTCAAAGTAGGATAAGGACTTCTGATGAAATTCATTCTATAAAATTCTTTATAAATCACGATTAAATGAGTAAttagcggaggaaaagaatttCTCACTGATGATTCCCATAAAGCCACCGGTTTTTACttcttcctttttttatacataataaaaatgaaaaaatgtctttaTCAGCGCATAAACATCGGCTGACGAGCTGTGATGTTTTagactaaaaaattgagtatAGACGTTGATATTGAGGGATATTAGATAAGCCTCTCAGCGGAGAGCAACAGCAGCCGGCGATGATGAAAGTGAGAGTGAAGCGCATCCACCGAGGAAAGGTGAAAATATATGCTTTTACTCTCTACTTCAGAGCCTccgtaaaacaaaaaaaaaagattttaatGGACAATCTCAAAATATCTCGGGGCaatgatacaaaaaaaaactatttatcCATCGAGAATACCCGCTTTTAAAAATcctaaataattttcctttaatttattcgatttttgGTCGAATTCTCCATTGAAACGGTTTTTCTCGGGATGCAATTCACCcgggaaatgaatttttagcaGAAGTGCAGGTATATCCTCCGGTAAAATCCTTCGGGAATGTTGGAGTGATCCTAATCAGAACCTTTGGCCCATGACTAAACAGGTACCTGTGAAGGGACAAGAACAAAACCTCTTACGTTTTTCCTTAATGATTTTCACGCACCCTCGAGAGCAAATCGAGTTACAGATAATTGACACGTCACAATGAAGCCCGTTGTAATTATTGGAACCGCTTGATTTGCACAATGAAATGCAGAATAATTCGAGAGCGCTCGAGTTTCATAAGAGTAAAAGCAAATTTCGTCCTGCGGATTATAATAAAACTCTTACTCTCTGGGTGTAGCCGGAGCCAATGGCTTCCGCGTTTCCACGAgagtttattattaaattccaGGGTAAATGTTTGCGCGATTACAATACATTAGTCTGTCAAGTTCATTGTGCAGAGAATTCGCTCTTGTGACGCATCCAAGAACTGCAGGTGGAGGACTCCGTGactaattgtttattttaatgAGAATCATATCTTTCAAAACTTTTTGTATCTGATGTCCGAATGACACGATTTTGATAAACCCGAAGTGATTAAGAGGTTTAAAAGACATTCTTGGATGTACGGGTAATGTTGATGATAAAACATTTTACAATCAAATGTGCAACTACCGGTTATGACAACAGGAGCGAAATTTGCGAAAGATTGGgacttttttgaaattttgaatctTGTAAAATCCGTGGAGCAAAACCCGTTGCAAAAGTAAATCCCAggccaaaaaaatcaccgcGGTCTCATCCTCTTTTTATGATAATAACATTTAGCACTTTACGATTCTGTCTCGCGATCTAAGACTATTAACCATCATGAAAAGATCTGGACAGCCTTGTCTCAATTTAGCAACCCAGTGGATATTCCACTTCCAGTGGTGTTCGACCAAACACATTCCCGactgattttttactttttccaatgatattcGTGACCCCACTGCCCCTGCCCGTAAATCCCCCCCATGTAAAGCTCCCcctccctcaaaaaaaaaaactaagaaACCGATTATTGTCGTCGATGAAGACTCCgagattttttcttcatttaaaaACGACTGTGCAATAGCGAATAATTGACCGAGAAAAATACTTCTTGTCACAATTAAAAGAGCCTTTTTCCCCTGCCATTAGGGagaggggtaaaaaaaaaagtcaatgatGTCGTCTGATAAAAAACCTTGATACACTTTCGATTTTTCTTGATGAAGTCAGTAAACTCATAATTCATGCATTggtgtttattttttacaacGAGTGGTCAAAGGGTCGAGGATTGTATCGCAACATCCGATAGAATTTTCAAGTTCTCAGTTGACTAACGGTACGAAGTGGAtatttgacttgaaaaaatttaattcttaaacaaataatttttcaaccgtGATGACAACGAAAGACATAATGATacaacaataaaatattactGGTTACGTTGTTGACCACGTGCTCACCATATAATACAAGAATTTTGCAAGATGCAGCTTGGAAATGGTTTCGAGAAAAACCATTGCGCAATTGAAATGCAGTAATTTGCTCTATGCAAATTAGCGAAACGTACGGACCACTTTTCGCGAGAAACAGAAGCCGAATGATATATAATCAATACTGACACATTATTTATCGTCAGTAttacaataatataaaatgttCATTTGCCCAAGTCAAAATAAAGTTTCTCTGAAACTTCGGtaaaattctagaattttaaatgaaacgCGCATTCCTTAAATTATCtgaatgaatttcaattaatttatgttaATTTATCTGACATTATAGTATGAATATTCACTgtcaaattaatattaaaaatatttttcaagtgcCTCATGCTATGATGAAAATATAACATGAGCATTCAAACGCAGCTCCATTCGACGTAACAATTCGGATTATTCTAGGGCAATATTCACTTCCGGTTTGGGGAATCGTGTGAATAATTGGCGCGGCGACATCGGCATAATTATTCGATGAAGCATCAGGATCACAAGTCTTCATGAATAGGAAGAATGGGATTTCGTGACTCCAGGGGTAGTCGACTATGAAG
This genomic interval from Diachasmimorpha longicaudata isolate KC_UGA_2023 chromosome 4, iyDiaLong2, whole genome shotgun sequence contains the following:
- the Ptr gene encoding patched domain-containing protein 3 isoform X3, which gives rise to MRFSVTIVDDFLNRAFFKVGLFVGRHPGYFVIVPLLLACICITGYQRINYEIDPEYLFSPVNGPAKYERAVVEQHFRVNYSHDFDVTRITRAGRFGHVIVVSNDGNENMLRGEVWKELRLLDEIIRNATAVYNGESFTYEQVCARYKDECSSNNILNLDQIMEDVETGQLNLTFPVMFNPVTWDSHIFPLYFGGTIVNQEDSTIVSVPSVQLGYFVAVDNKRQDAVGGAWEEAFLNTLGAAEDNKVFKHISVARFASKTLELELEANTKTVVPYFASTFAMMGIFSVVTCMMTDWVRSKPWLGLLGNVSAALATVSAFGLCMYIGIDFIGINLAAPFLMIGIGIDDTFVMLAAWRRTNILEPVPERMAKTLSEAAVSITITSLTDMISFFIGIMSPFPSVQIFCIYSGFAVVFTFLFHLTFFTGCVAISGYCEQQNRHSIVCCKVQPLSKSG
- the Ptr gene encoding patched domain-containing protein 3 isoform X4; the encoded protein is MRFSVTIVDDFLNRAFFKVGLFVGRHPGYFVIVPLLLACICITGYQRINYEIDPEYLFSPVNGPAKYERAVVEQHFRVNYSHDFDVTRITRAGRFGHVIVVSNDGNENMLRGEVWKELRLLDEIIRNATAVYNGESFTYEQVCARYKDECSSNNILNLDQIMDNFQGCGDWSIESNVSSDVQSSHLGLTHISTLLWRNNCQSGGLYHSVGALCPAGVLCGG